GTTATTCCTGGCAAATCTATAAAAGTTTACAGCTTATAGAATGAaacatttattaatttttatgtacttacatacaaataaaaaaaaaattaacgtaCTTACATGTTCTGTAAGATTTCGATACTCGCGGGCATTCATGATTACTAATGCTGGTGCCAGATATACAAATGAGCTCCCTTGAACTAAAGGAAGTCGCGTGCCAAAGTAGGAGTGCATGATTGTTGTAATACCAGAAACCAGCAGCATTGTTGAAATCACGGTAGCAGTATCTTTCTGTCATAGTTTATGTAGAGAAGAGTAAGTACCTTCAACTTATTGAATTGCACAAGATATTAATGGGACCGTAAGAGAGCTGCTTACATCTGTTCCCCCCATGGCTGGTACAATAATCAAGGGGATGAATACTAGTGAACCAGCCAAAGATAGATAGTGCTGCAGGCCATAATATATTAACGGTACTGCAGTTAAACAACCAGATAAGAGTCAGGAAATGGTACTCAATCCTAGCAAGTCACTCCAACACGATTTCAAGAACCCCAATTCAAGTCTTCCTACGATGTGAATgggaaataatattttttttctcgcTATAAaaactgcaattttttttaacctcTAAATCAGGGCCTTCTCTAAACTCCATGATAAAAGCTTGACCTACAATTCTCAAACAATTGCCGACCTAGTTTGTTCTAAAACATTCAGGCCTGGTTCTAACAAATCAAAAATCAGGATTCATATCCAAACGCCTCGTTGCTTTACTTGATCATAATCAAATGTATGTCTTACTCCGAAAACTTCACTAAAATTTATCTAATATAACCATTTCAAGCAAACTAGTAACTGCAGCTCCATATACCAAAACATATAAACAAATTAGTGAAAAAGCACTAACCAAAACCAGGATTGTCTCTGAGCCCACATTTCATTCCCGAAGGCCTGCGCCACCCTCCATGAGCAGGCTCTTCGTCATTAGGATACACATCGATTTTCGCATCTCTTTCAGCAACACCACCGTCCTCTTTCTTTGGCTCAGCCGCTGGAGCTACTGCTGGAACTTCATTTCCATTCGCATTCCTATTCACAATTCCATTCACATTCGCATTCAAATTCCCATTTCCATTCAAACGAACTTTGCGCTCATCGTCTTTAGGCTCGTCCCAAGTCCTCCTCCTCTGGTTCTCACCCCTCACCGCCCCATCCCTCTCATTCCTCACCACCGGTTCGATTTCAATCCCAAGGTTCGGCTTGGTCCGGCCCAGAACCGGGTCGATCTCGATTTTCGGCGACGACCCGCCGTTTCTCAGATAAAGACCCTTCTCCAAATCGAACCCAGAGCTGTCGTTCTTCTCGCTGGCACTAGTCTCAGCCCCCCAAGAGTAATCAGAGACAAAGCCGGTCTTCTTGGCCCAAGATTTTAGCTCTTTCGGGTTGTGATCGAATCTCGGCACAAACGGCTCGATCTTCGGAGGCACAGAGCCAAGTCTCGTGGCGGCTCCACCACCCTTCACTCTCTCGGCCTTGTCTAGAGATATTGAGCTCGACCCAGTTGCCATTAGAGCTTTTCCGGGAAAACTAACAACAAAGAACTAAACCCACTTCGTTCCTTAAAGGAGAACAAAGTTACAAAGCTACAAAGTTAAAACATAAAAggaaactttaaaaaaaataaagaagatggTACGAGAAACTGAGAGAGTGATGAGTAGAAGCAAAGCAAAGGGTGGAGGGTGGATTGGGAAGGTGTCAAAGAGAGAGGACAATCATTAAATTGATTTGCCAAAAGGTTAATGGGAACTGGTGTGAATGAACGTGTCTGTgtgtgagtgagtgagtgacTCAGAATGAGAGATTTTTAGACgtcttttttattcttctcatCTTTTTCATCTTTTATTGCCGCTAGCCAGTTGCTGTCAGTTGGAGCTTTCGCCCTTTCAGATACTTCCAAATTACTGCAATGCTCCTGTTCTTGCCCGTTgagattaaacaaaaataaaaaataaaataaaaaataaaaaatttgaagaatgtTTTGATAATAGAAAGGATGAGTTTTGTTGCCAGCAGTTGCCAGAAttaaatttctctcttttttttcattttctttttatcaaaggGGCGGGAATGTTTgggtaattattatttttccaaatcatgtttgagttgttttttaaaactaaaactttattattacttttttaaaaaaaaaaaaaaaaaaaaaatcaagagcaATGTTACCACGCTCATATTTCACCCCCTCTtctctgtaaaaaaaaatttgctccCATCCCCTCAACGAATTTAgagtaattttagaaatttcttATGTAATCCTCCGAAAATAAGGTGGgttttaaaatcttaattttttattcaaatttaatagtgatcaatcacaagttcaatgaaaaacacaaaataaatttctaacattacacTCTTAATGCCACTCCAGCCACCACGCAAAAGTGGTCGAAACCATCCAATCTAGTAATCTCATCCACTAGATTACggccccgtttagtaatcccctctccttcccctccccttccctttgtgagaatttttttgttgtgtgaaaatagaaagtgattgatgtgatataaagtagaaagaatttatatagaaaagtggaaaaaaattttattgtagtggatttttttaattaaataataataaaaaattattgatgtgatataaaaagtaaaaaagaaaagaatgttttgaatttgatgttttttgggaaaggtaaaagtaaggggagggaagggaaggggaatGGAAGGGAGTTAGTAAACGGGGCCTACATGTCGAGAGTGGTCGCAATCACTCCCGATAACTTTAGGAAGGTATGATTATAAAAAGGTAGTCCGCCGCCTCTAAGAAAGGTTGAgctctttttaatatatatatatatatatatatatatatatatatatatatatatatatatatatatatatatatatatatatatatatatatatatatatatatatatatataaagttggaccaattaaatttttatgatCCGACATGACAATAGCACGTTGGACTACCGCATCAAAGAGTACAAGAGATGGGAGAAAAATTGGAATGGCTCCAATACTTTCTTctagaaaataagaagaagggTTTCTTACATTTGAAGTTTCTTATGGTCACAGATAAATGAGTAGCAGCATGCAAAGTCCAACTCAAGGGGGGAGGCACATCATTAGCACATGGTTGTTATAATAATGCAGTGGAAAAACACAATTAATGGGTCCCAAGAGAATTGATTAGGAAAAGAAGAAATCTCAAAGCAGTCATAATATTCATTTTGGACTGTCTATTAAAGCCTTAAAACTACATTTGTAACATTGATATACTATTTAATAGTATAATTGGCTGACGGCTTCACGCAAATTATTTAGCTGTGGACTAATAAGAAAGAGATAAGGGcattttggttagttttgttTTTGCCACTTTCCTAgcactattattattattattattattattttaatactttCCTAACACTATATTAAGATGAGATAAAAGGGCAGGAGGATTCTAACATACGTGGGATTGGTTTCGGGGTGGGCAAAAGTCAGCccacccttttttatttttataaattatataaaaaaaaaaaaatcaattttgaaaagCTATAAGCCCACCGGCTTCAAGATGAAGCTTTGGATGAAGACGGATCGTCTTGTCTCCTTGTTGTGATAGGAATAAGattctctcaattttaaatgaaatgaagaTGAGCTAATTAGTTATAAAACAATaggtaatatttttcaaaaaatgacaattttgctCCTTATTTTATAACTATCTGCCTCTTCTATGTTTCATTTCAATTTCTGTTGTGACGAGGCAATTCTGTTTTCATCGTCGCCAGATGAAGAAGAAGTGACGAATCGTCTTTGCTTGTCTCTTCTTCTTTGACAAAGAATTAAAGATTTCTCGTCTTcgatttggttttgttttaaCTGTTTCAACTCTGGTGGAGGCTAGGGGTGTAAATTGCACCATATGAACAAATAATACTCTTATTTTACATTCGCATCTCCACTTTGCACATGGCGAATTCTAGTAACCATCTACCCTAAACAAGTAGATAGAATCACCCAATAACCGCACACAGGCAGACAATTTTTTTGTACTAACCACCGGTGACATTCGTTTTGCATTTTAGGCTCTTTTATGagctttctatttttatttttattttattattattattttactacaaacttaattttttttttttttttgataagtaacaaaCTTAATTTATATGGGTCCATTggttttttaaagttttttatgaGCTTTTTTTATACGagcttaatttaatttttgaactAAATACATCTATAAATTGtaatatgaaaacaaaaattaaattgaaaacattGGACGATACAAGtatttataaacaaaattctaatataaataataataataatacatctATTTATACACTTTGTGCAATAcaagtaaattgaaaaaaactacaaaatacaattgaattaaattatattctctaaaaaaaatacaagtgaATTAACTTCAATTGCCTTGAAATAATGTTCATAGCTGGATAATGACGCacaatattaatttaatgtttttgtgACATTTTAAACCACAGAGCCAAATCAAGCAATACAAAATGCATGCAGCGACAAAAATAAAGTCACAATAAGgcaaaattatttcttttatatatatggataataTTTGTCTGCACCTACCCATATTTCTCTATCCGCCCACCTAGAGTTGGGGACTGAAAATTCATCTGGAACTTGTACAGATAGGCAGATTGCAAATGCAAAGCAAAATTTTAATCGTCCACCTGAACACCCCTACCGAAGGCACAATCTTATTTGTTATTGGCACTATTAAAGGTGTTGGCTTAGTGGTAAAGTTTCATTCCACATGGTTGAATTGGCAATGAACATGAGATTCATGCTCATTATCCATATCTACACATGATCTTATCTTATCATTTCTGtccattaaaaaagaattataaagttttcctccaaattaAGTTAGATTAATTTTCTTCAATAGAGTCTATCAAATTAGCATGTGCCTatgatatatatacattttcacATACCGATTAAAAATGTATGTAATAATCACATGTATTTTGAATAGATGTTGGTTTAATAGACtgtattgaaagaaaaaaaaaaaattataaatagaaAATCAGTCCATATGATTGAACTGATTTGCAATTAGCTCATTGTCGTATAAACATTAACTAAGAACTCCAAGTGGTAAGCAAAAAAAGCAAATAAGTCGAGCCacccatttttaaaaatcacctcCCCATGTTTGAAGTGTAAGGGGGAGGACCAGAAGATGAGAGTACAATCGTTCATGTAATCATGATGAAGCATGTTTGACATCCATTTCATAATCATCTTTATATAACCAAGTTTTAAATCCACCATTGAGTTTGTGGAACCCAATGTGAGTCCTACAAATTCAATTGTAGATTTTAAAATGAGATGGGTAAGAGATagatttgtatcatttctcaatCATGATTAGCAATTCTCCCCTTCCACCAAAATTAAGGCATACACGAAACTTCTGATGGAAATAATTAactccatttattcatgaaaatcAAGCAACAAATATTTGTAGTAAATGAGATAACCAACTTTCTTCAAGACAAAATCCCAAATCTCTTGGAAGTCATTTCAGCTATAATTCATCTGTAATATTCTAGTTTAAGGTTAAGCAAACTATGCTCAAGTCCATACAGATTAAATCATCAGCAATTAGTATATACTACGGGCCTCTTTCTCTATATATCCTGCCAATTTATCATCACAAGACAAGATGTACAGAGCCTAGAATCCAATCCCTGATTATGCTTACCCCATGTCTATTTTTTTCAGTATATGAACATCAAGGCATTGAGACTAAGTTTAGAATAATCTTCAATAAATTGGAGAATTCTAATTGCAGAAGTATCATGGATCACCTATCCCTTCAGAAGTGTCTTGTTTGGAGACCCTGAGTTCTACTAACAAACGTGTAAAGATTGACATGGTAAAACATTATGGGAGCTTAAAGTTCCATATATCATTACTTCAAATGAGTCCAAGGATTAAATATAATCTGATCATGCACTCACTCTCCTCTTATCTTCTTCAATAATAGGTTGACAGGcattaagataaaaataatatatcataATATATCTCTCAAGATGagtgcaaataacatatttccAAGCACCTAACAAATTGGATAATGGTCAGATTCCGCTAGCCTATTCCTATCTTTAATAATATCAAAATCAAGCCAGAGGCTGCCAACAGAATCCTTAATCAATTGGAAAATTCCAACCATGCCAGCATCATTGACCATCTATTCTTTTAGAATCATTATGGAATATTTATTAATTCTATATTGTTACTTCTAACTTAGTGCCACGGTCCAACATAATTCAGTCatcttagggtccgtttgggtttgcgatttgaaaaaatgtgatttaaaaatagcaattttaaaatgtgcaattttaaaaaatgatttttaaaaacgcagttaagcgtttgacaaaatcgcagtttgacctttaaaatcgcaggttagttttttaaaattttatgttttcaaaaaaacacctcattgcctgtgatttgaaaaatcagttttctacgttttcaaatcataatattttaaaaatgcaattcttAAATGgttcattttctgtgatttggtttaaaatcgcactttttgtttacgaaatcatAATAACAAACGCACCCTTACTGTAAACAACAGCCAAAGATGAGGAACTTCCACTGGTAAGGTTTCGAGTTACATAAATTATAGGTTTATAGTATCACCCTTGTCTCCTTGAGCTagactacaatttttttttattgaaacacAAGTTTGAGTAGCATAACCCAGAATTCCTACAGTACACGGGAGTCACGGGACATAACAAGCAAGTACCTCACAACTTCAAGAAATTTGAAGTATCTGCAAATCAAGTCCAAACATTTATATTGGCACAATTCCCTTTAACTGGTGCCAGTCATGATCTACACGCTCTGTTGTAACTTGGGAATCACCTCCAAACTTTATTATCCCAATCAGGGAAGATATCCAACATAAATAGAGAAACCAGTGCACAAGTTTGCATTTCTCCACTACAATAAACCCCCTTCCTGATGAAATGGATGcattttcacactttgaaactTACCTAAAACCCAATTTACACAGCCAATCTTCTCTTCAACCAACATAATTGTATGGTGGCTATCAACAACTACAACCCCATTCTCCAATTGTTCTCTTCTCTCTCAACTTACTGTTACTAACACAACTATAACTCCTTTACACCATGGTTGATCAAATATCAAGACACCAATTTACAATAAAATCAAATCCTTATAACCCACGGACGCAACGTGATTAATACCCAATCCTTAAGCAGAGGCAAAGCATATCTGGTTGATCAAGCATTCAAGCCCAACCAAGAATTACCATTAAAGAACATCAAATTTGCTAACTTCCAAGAACCCCTAGTTTAATCCAACTCCTAGCTTAACCAGAACAACCAATCCAATTTAGAAACTAAAAATTTCTAATTCAAAGCATTTCATTAAGTGTAAATTTATATAACTATGAAACATAAACAACcacatcaacaaaaaaaaacaaattcaaaaaaggaaaaagaaaaggcgaATCTGCTAGAATCACCGAGAGTGTGGTTACTATTTACGGGGCAGAGGGGCGAAGAGGCGGACCACGAGTTGTTGCTGCTCGAGGAAGCGTCGTTTGAGGTAGTTCTCGAGGATCTCCATGACGGAGACGAAGCGCTTCATTTCCTCGAGCCGGCGGCTCAGCTCGGCTTCCCGGGCCCTGGCGCGCACCAGCCGGGCTTCGGTCTCGGCTAGCCGGCCCCGCAGGCTCTCCACCACCGCCACGTTATCGGTCGCCAGCGCGGCGGCTCGCGGCGGAACTAGGCTTTCCCTCGAGAACGGTGGTTGCTGACCGTAACACATCGTGAAACGACACCGTCGCGACGATGATGATCGAAGAATGAATATGATGTCGAAAGAGAAGGGAGTTGTTGGATTGGCAGGGATTATTGGCCGACAGAAATAAATAATGGGGTGTGAGGCCTGAGGAA
Above is a genomic segment from Alnus glutinosa chromosome 12, dhAlnGlut1.1, whole genome shotgun sequence containing:
- the LOC133851004 gene encoding protein SKIP34 — its product is MCYGQQPPFSRESLVPPRAAALATDNVAVVESLRGRLAETEARLVRARAREAELSRRLEEMKRFVSVMEILENYLKRRFLEQQQLVVRLFAPLPRK